A genomic region of Desulfosarcina ovata subsp. ovata contains the following coding sequences:
- a CDS encoding molybdopterin cofactor-binding domain-containing protein: protein MSTWGSVSSFGIATIYYAGSLLGGPYKLPNMKYDAYRVYTNLPACGAQRGHGGVIARACWEQQLDMIAEELAMDPIELRLKNMMVTGDVTCNDLNMSSLGMRECIEAVRDRSEWKRKKGNLPKGKGIGMACGFFVSGAGFPIYRSDTYHGTVVIKLTEDGGTALVYTASAEIGQGSDTAFAMIAAEALGIPLDWVRLASGDTDFGVDLGAYSSRQTLMTGQATKEAAEDVKRQVLEVLSEVLDVPVADMDVKRGLIINRVSVEAQMQGAIYMGLGEALYEEVKFDDEGRVRNADLAEYKMPTARDMPPIDAVIVESNEPNGPFGAKEVGEGAIMPTIPAVLNALSDAVGVRLNELPLTPERVYLAIKEFKNKSELLR, encoded by the coding sequence ATGTCAACCTGGGGATCCGTTTCCAGTTTCGGTATCGCGACCATTTACTATGCCGGATCCCTTTTGGGCGGGCCGTACAAATTGCCCAACATGAAATACGATGCCTACCGCGTCTACACCAACCTGCCCGCGTGCGGTGCCCAGCGGGGGCATGGCGGCGTGATTGCCAGGGCCTGCTGGGAACAGCAGCTGGACATGATTGCCGAGGAACTTGCCATGGACCCCATTGAACTGCGCCTGAAAAACATGATGGTGACCGGGGATGTGACCTGTAACGATCTGAACATGAGCAGCCTGGGCATGCGCGAGTGTATCGAGGCAGTCAGGGATCGGTCCGAATGGAAACGCAAGAAAGGCAACCTTCCCAAGGGCAAGGGGATTGGCATGGCCTGCGGTTTTTTCGTATCCGGCGCCGGGTTTCCGATTTATCGCTCCGATACCTACCACGGCACGGTAGTGATCAAGCTGACCGAGGATGGTGGAACGGCACTGGTTTACACGGCATCGGCCGAAATCGGACAGGGATCGGACACGGCATTTGCCATGATTGCCGCCGAAGCCCTGGGTATTCCCCTGGACTGGGTAAGACTGGCTTCGGGCGATACCGATTTCGGTGTCGACCTGGGCGCCTATTCCAGCCGCCAGACCCTGATGACCGGCCAGGCCACCAAGGAGGCCGCCGAGGATGTCAAACGTCAGGTGCTTGAAGTCCTGTCGGAAGTGCTCGATGTTCCGGTTGCGGATATGGATGTCAAAAGGGGGCTGATTATCAATCGTGTGTCGGTGGAAGCCCAGATGCAGGGTGCGATTTATATGGGGTTGGGCGAAGCATTGTACGAAGAGGTGAAATTCGACGACGAGGGGCGTGTGAGGAATGCCGATCTTGCCGAATACAAGATGCCGACGGCCCGGGATATGCCGCCCATCGACGCCGTCATCGTGGAGAGTAACGAACCCAACGGGCCGTTTGGCGCCAAGGAAGTTGGCGAAGGCGCCATTATGCCCACCATTCCCGCTGTTTTGAACGCCCTGTCCGATGCCGTGGGGGTGCGATTGAATGAATTGCCGCTGACGCCCGAACGGGTCTACCTGGCCATTAAGGAATTCAAGAACAAATCCGAATTGTTGCGCTGA
- a CDS encoding GntR family transcriptional regulator: MKTPTNLALSSYQAIKEMMMSHHIVPGQRLTLVNLAEKLGVSRTPINNALSILAKEGYLNFTPNQGYSVRRLTREDAKDLYEVREALELSNIGKALQQMTGLNGAYLEEAKIAYEDGVASQAYHKLFLLDAEFHAAIIAMAGNQYLVQQYRELCQMIALCFRLEDLEVKRMPEVIREHNQLFEAVCLRDVESAKILIRRHNINDRFYSTSTLSARVHHQPQKPEMVFSARTA, from the coding sequence ATGAAAACTCCAACAAATCTTGCACTGTCATCGTATCAGGCCATCAAAGAGATGATGATGAGCCATCACATCGTCCCCGGACAACGACTGACCCTGGTGAATTTGGCCGAAAAACTCGGTGTCAGCCGGACGCCGATCAACAATGCATTGAGCATTCTGGCCAAGGAGGGATATCTCAATTTCACTCCCAATCAGGGGTACTCGGTTCGTCGCCTCACCCGGGAGGATGCGAAAGATCTCTATGAGGTCAGGGAGGCACTGGAGCTAAGCAACATCGGCAAGGCGCTGCAGCAAATGACCGGCCTGAATGGCGCGTACCTGGAAGAGGCGAAGATCGCCTATGAAGACGGTGTCGCCAGCCAGGCCTATCACAAACTGTTTCTCCTGGATGCCGAATTCCATGCCGCGATCATCGCCATGGCCGGCAATCAGTACCTGGTTCAGCAGTACCGGGAGCTATGCCAGATGATCGCCCTGTGTTTCCGGCTCGAAGACCTGGAGGTGAAGCGCATGCCGGAAGTCATTCGGGAGCACAACCAGTTGTTTGAAGCGGTCTGCTTGCGGGATGTGGAGAGCGCCAAAATCCTGATCCGCCGGCACAACATCAACGACCGCTTCTACTCAACGAGCACACTGTCCGCCAGGGTACACCACCAACCGCAAAAACCGGAAATGGTGTTCTCGGCAAGAACGGCCTAG
- a CDS encoding GTP-binding protein, which produces MLLRFVIVAGPPSAGKTSVMRHTLGHLLAEKIPVAACKIDCPRQTPDAMRYRDLGIPVAAGVSGCLCPGRFYMDNLKDVWWWAQRQKAEVVVLETAGLCHRCVPWIVGGRSIFVIDHRRGLDMPTKFSPLIAAADIVTVTKADQVCELESRIFRRRTAQINPWAPVINVNGLTGRGSGCLGDAILSDRPLEKSHGGLAHPMPAATCACCTNDATAGHAHLEGPTIKRRLCA; this is translated from the coding sequence TTGCTGCTGAGATTCGTCATCGTTGCCGGCCCGCCATCCGCGGGAAAGACATCGGTCATGCGGCACACCCTCGGCCACCTGCTGGCAGAAAAAATTCCCGTGGCCGCGTGCAAGATCGACTGCCCCAGACAAACGCCCGATGCCATGCGCTACCGAGATCTCGGCATTCCGGTGGCCGCCGGCGTCAGCGGCTGCCTCTGTCCGGGCCGGTTCTACATGGACAACCTGAAGGATGTGTGGTGGTGGGCCCAGAGGCAAAAGGCCGAAGTCGTTGTTCTTGAAACGGCCGGTCTTTGCCACCGCTGCGTGCCGTGGATCGTAGGCGGACGAAGCATTTTCGTTATCGATCACCGCCGCGGCCTGGATATGCCAACCAAGTTCTCTCCGCTGATCGCTGCGGCGGACATTGTCACCGTCACCAAGGCAGACCAGGTGTGCGAGTTGGAATCAAGGATTTTCCGCCGCCGGACAGCGCAGATCAATCCCTGGGCTCCGGTAATCAACGTAAACGGCCTGACCGGACGTGGATCGGGATGCCTTGGCGATGCGATCCTGAGTGATCGGCCGTTGGAAAAAAGCCATGGCGGTCTCGCCCATCCCATGCCGGCGGCAACCTGTGCATGCTGTACCAATGATGCCACGGCCGGCCATGCCCATTTGGAGGGGCCCACCATAAAAAGGAGATTATGCGCATGA
- a CDS encoding radical SAM protein, whose translation MKQLNCTICERRCHLTEGRPGACGLYEWKHGSIVERYADHFLVTCPISIETMPILHFQPGSKFLQVTTTGCNFSCPGCISSVLVKEMSPDSPALRHFTAEEIVDQAIRADCQGIVFLMNDPLAAFLRFLRIAELAQARGLKVGCSSNAYFTPESLTQLMPFLDFINIGMKGFSDAAYQACGVPAIRPVLRNLEALHGAGVHIEISCILTRNNAAELFDLARHVARLSPHIPLQVMRFLPFEGAAIDLEPSIRDAEDFCLTLRRMLDFVYLFNTPGSDYLNTRCPHCGQLVLEREFYGPMGAKLKLPEKGVSIDNSCPACPGYLPIVGPSATATYQEGDFEGGYPLTRAMEIVAAMLIAMGVHKKTVVVKAWEEILQEGGLKDLHRRIQHPRTYIDALLDFGRKAGVGERAEALAMYLENQMVRVENALASPKHRPRVYYAMGKPLFYINGERLENQLVEAAGGVSLNKMLPPGGRPGRNLPLAQLNALDPEIIFISAFLSNRMDDFLDECLALGVTAKAVKNRRIFVHPAPGWDFGSPRWVLGLLHMAKVFHPTRCHYNVMTEAQIFYRGFYGIDFSPQHINRSFSKPADNWRWIEADPVPAAIPPEPGPEPDRRQMLCC comes from the coding sequence ATGAAACAATTAAACTGCACCATCTGCGAACGGCGTTGCCATCTGACCGAAGGCCGGCCGGGCGCCTGCGGGCTTTATGAATGGAAGCACGGCAGCATCGTGGAACGCTACGCGGACCACTTCCTGGTTACCTGCCCCATCTCCATTGAAACCATGCCCATACTGCACTTCCAGCCGGGATCTAAATTCCTGCAAGTCACCACCACCGGATGCAATTTCAGCTGCCCGGGATGCATCTCCTCGGTTCTCGTAAAGGAGATGTCTCCCGACAGCCCCGCCCTTCGGCACTTCACCGCCGAGGAAATTGTCGACCAAGCCATCCGGGCCGACTGCCAGGGGATCGTTTTTCTGATGAACGATCCCCTGGCAGCCTTTCTCCGTTTCCTGCGAATCGCCGAACTGGCCCAGGCCAGGGGGCTCAAAGTCGGCTGTTCCTCCAACGCCTATTTTACCCCGGAGTCCTTGACCCAACTGATGCCATTTCTGGATTTTATCAATATCGGCATGAAGGGATTTTCCGATGCGGCCTACCAGGCCTGCGGCGTACCCGCTATCCGGCCGGTGTTGAGAAATCTCGAGGCGCTTCATGGCGCCGGTGTGCACATCGAGATATCGTGTATTCTCACCCGAAACAATGCGGCGGAGCTGTTCGACCTGGCCAGACATGTCGCCAGGCTGTCACCGCACATTCCGCTCCAGGTGATGCGCTTTCTGCCTTTTGAAGGCGCAGCCATCGATTTGGAACCGTCGATTCGTGACGCTGAGGATTTCTGTCTCACCCTTCGGCGAATGCTTGACTTCGTCTACCTGTTTAACACGCCGGGCAGCGACTATCTCAATACCCGCTGCCCCCACTGCGGCCAGCTGGTCCTGGAACGGGAATTTTACGGTCCCATGGGGGCCAAGCTGAAGCTGCCCGAAAAGGGTGTGTCCATCGACAACAGCTGCCCGGCATGTCCCGGCTATCTGCCCATTGTCGGCCCATCGGCGACCGCCACTTACCAGGAAGGGGACTTCGAGGGCGGCTATCCCCTGACCCGCGCCATGGAGATTGTCGCCGCAATGCTCATCGCCATGGGCGTCCATAAAAAGACCGTGGTGGTCAAAGCCTGGGAGGAAATCCTGCAGGAGGGTGGGCTGAAGGATCTTCACCGGCGCATTCAACATCCGCGTACCTATATCGACGCGCTGCTTGACTTTGGGCGTAAAGCCGGTGTTGGCGAACGCGCCGAAGCCCTGGCCATGTACCTGGAAAACCAGATGGTGAGGGTGGAAAATGCCCTGGCGTCGCCCAAACACCGCCCGCGGGTTTACTATGCCATGGGCAAACCCCTGTTTTACATCAACGGTGAACGGTTGGAGAACCAGCTCGTGGAGGCGGCCGGCGGCGTCAGCCTCAATAAGATGCTGCCTCCCGGTGGACGTCCCGGCCGCAATCTGCCCCTGGCCCAGCTCAACGCACTCGATCCGGAAATTATTTTTATTTCCGCTTTCCTTTCCAACCGGATGGATGATTTCCTGGACGAATGTCTGGCCCTGGGCGTAACGGCCAAGGCGGTCAAAAACCGGCGCATCTTCGTCCATCCGGCGCCGGGTTGGGATTTTGGCAGTCCCCGCTGGGTCCTCGGCCTGCTGCACATGGCAAAGGTCTTTCACCCCACGCGCTGCCACTACAATGTGATGACCGAGGCACAGATTTTTTACCGCGGCTTTTACGGCATCGATTTTTCCCCTCAACATATCAACCGGTCATTTTCCAAGCCGGCCGACAACTGGCGATGGATAGAAGCGGACCCTGTTCCCGCCGCCATTCCGCCGGAACCCGGCCCTGAACCAGATCGGAGGCAAATGCTTTGCTGCTGA
- a CDS encoding TOBE domain-containing protein has product MKLSTRNVLKGKVIELTEGMVMAKVKVDVGSGNGNVLTALISVEAAKELGVKVGEEITVMIKATSVMLATE; this is encoded by the coding sequence ATGAAACTCAGCACACGGAACGTTCTCAAGGGCAAAGTGATCGAACTCACCGAAGGAATGGTCATGGCAAAGGTCAAAGTGGATGTGGGCAGCGGCAACGGCAACGTGCTTACCGCATTGATCAGCGTGGAGGCCGCCAAGGAACTGGGGGTCAAGGTGGGTGAGGAGATCACCGTTATGATCAAGGCCACCAGCGTGATGCTGGCAACGGAGTAA
- a CDS encoding substrate-binding domain-containing protein has protein sequence MARKSDDITCNVKAYRMSKGWSQQELADKVDVRRQAIYDIESGRYLPNTAIALRLARIFSCRVEDLFVEQTPQEVQPVHVINGKDDTATRLALGRVRDRLVGLPLHGSESIPFGLRSADGLLTPDRKNAQILSSSERLDKTIILMGCDPAFEVLGHHVNRVAPDARVHCRFASSHRALGRLADGLAHVAGTHLHNTDKGESNVVVASQKLAGLSSSVLGFSMLEEGLMVAKGNPLGIRTVADLAQPMVRFINREPGAALRVLLDDQLQRAGIDGTVINGYQNEVTTHREGAYRIACNVADAALGLRAIAEAFDLGFVSITAARCDLVIPNDVTGHPTIKVLLDVLQSAALRREINAIPGYEGSITGKLIADL, from the coding sequence ATGGCCCGAAAAAGTGACGATATCACCTGCAACGTCAAAGCCTATCGCATGAGCAAGGGATGGTCCCAGCAGGAACTGGCCGACAAAGTCGACGTCCGGCGCCAGGCCATCTATGACATTGAGTCCGGGCGCTACCTGCCCAACACCGCCATTGCCCTGCGCCTGGCGCGCATCTTCTCCTGCCGGGTGGAAGACCTGTTCGTCGAGCAGACGCCCCAGGAGGTCCAGCCGGTACATGTCATCAACGGCAAGGACGACACGGCCACCCGTCTGGCATTGGGACGGGTGCGTGACCGCCTGGTGGGGCTGCCCCTGCATGGTTCCGAATCGATTCCCTTTGGGTTGCGATCCGCCGATGGCCTGCTGACACCCGACCGGAAAAATGCCCAGATCCTGTCGTCATCCGAGCGGCTGGACAAAACCATTATCCTGATGGGTTGCGATCCGGCCTTTGAAGTTCTCGGCCACCATGTTAACCGCGTGGCCCCGGATGCGCGCGTCCATTGCCGATTCGCCTCCAGCCACCGGGCCCTCGGCCGGCTCGCCGACGGACTGGCCCATGTGGCCGGCACCCACCTGCACAACACCGACAAAGGTGAGTCCAACGTCGTCGTCGCCAGCCAGAAACTGGCCGGCCTGAGCAGCTCTGTTCTTGGATTCTCCATGCTCGAGGAAGGGCTGATGGTGGCCAAAGGCAACCCGCTGGGCATCCGGACCGTCGCTGACCTGGCCCAACCCATGGTTCGTTTCATCAATCGCGAGCCGGGTGCAGCGCTACGGGTTCTTCTGGACGACCAGCTGCAGCGCGCCGGCATTGACGGAACGGTCATCAACGGCTACCAGAACGAGGTCACCACCCACCGTGAAGGCGCTTACCGGATTGCCTGCAACGTCGCCGACGCGGCCCTGGGGCTGCGGGCCATTGCCGAGGCGTTTGATCTGGGATTTGTGTCCATTACCGCGGCCCGCTGCGACCTGGTCATTCCCAACGACGTGACCGGCCATCCCACCATCAAGGTCCTTCTGGACGTCCTCCAATCCGCTGCATTGCGACGCGAAATCAATGCGATTCCCGGATACGAAGGCAGCATCACCGGCAAATTGATCGCCGATTTATAA
- the modA gene encoding molybdate ABC transporter substrate-binding protein, with protein MDKRKWGFLFSGWVLWAAVMMAQPAYAARLHIFVGAGLRQPVDQLVHAFEAQTGHQVVVDYGGSGQLLAKINVAASGDLFIPGALFYIEKLEKAGKIRSYRPIVAHTPVIGVNVSQTARIQSFDDLTTPGVRLAMGDPKAMAFGRTAMAICEQSGKKADILKNVTVYGATVKQLAMYVSQGAVDAAIIGRADAFQNRDKISIVDIPKAYLKSETIAAAVLRSAADPALAGRLCDFFSSREAIAVFMQHGFLPLSE; from the coding sequence ATGGACAAACGCAAGTGGGGTTTCCTTTTCAGTGGATGGGTGTTGTGGGCGGCTGTGATGATGGCCCAACCGGCATATGCCGCACGGTTGCATATTTTTGTGGGTGCGGGTTTGCGCCAGCCGGTGGATCAGCTGGTTCACGCTTTTGAAGCGCAGACCGGCCATCAGGTGGTGGTTGATTACGGTGGCAGCGGCCAGTTGCTGGCCAAGATCAATGTCGCCGCCAGCGGCGACCTGTTCATTCCCGGCGCCCTTTTCTATATTGAAAAACTCGAAAAGGCGGGCAAGATCCGTTCCTACCGGCCGATTGTGGCCCACACCCCGGTGATTGGCGTCAATGTTTCCCAGACCGCACGGATCCAATCCTTTGATGATCTGACAACTCCGGGCGTCCGCCTGGCCATGGGCGATCCCAAAGCCATGGCCTTCGGCCGCACGGCCATGGCCATCTGTGAGCAGTCGGGGAAAAAAGCAGATATCTTAAAAAATGTCACCGTGTACGGAGCCACTGTCAAACAACTGGCCATGTACGTCAGCCAGGGCGCGGTGGACGCCGCGATCATCGGTCGGGCCGACGCTTTCCAGAACCGGGACAAGATCAGCATCGTCGATATTCCCAAGGCCTACTTAAAGTCGGAGACCATTGCCGCGGCGGTTTTGCGCTCGGCAGCGGATCCGGCACTGGCCGGCCGGCTGTGTGACTTTTTCTCTTCCCGTGAGGCGATTGCCGTTTTCATGCAGCACGGCTTTCTTCCCCTGAGCGAGTGA
- a CDS encoding ABC transporter permease — MRCFCLLPMGVLVLLIVGVLAGLLVQLPFSRILTTLTSAEIRFALRLTLLTSLLATVIALFLGVPTGYFLARQAFPGKALVDTLIDLPMTMTPLVAGVGLLFLLGNDTVRQVLDRMGIQLLFTPWGAVLAQVLIAAPIMTRTSRSAFGALDCRFEQAAQTLGLKPWQVFLRISLPMARPVILSGLVLCWARAVGEFGATLMVAGATRFRTETLPIAVYLNISSGEMGIALVCAWLLIMTGFLVLLAMRWIGSPFWAETPLAGDGP, encoded by the coding sequence ATGCGCTGTTTTTGCCTGCTGCCGATGGGCGTGCTGGTTCTGCTGATTGTCGGCGTACTGGCCGGACTGCTTGTCCAATTGCCCTTTTCCCGGATTTTGACCACCCTGACCTCGGCGGAGATCCGTTTCGCCCTGCGCCTGACCCTTTTGACCTCCCTGTTGGCCACGGTCATCGCGCTTTTTCTGGGGGTGCCGACCGGTTATTTTCTGGCCCGCCAGGCCTTCCCCGGAAAGGCTCTGGTCGATACCCTGATCGACCTGCCCATGACCATGACCCCGCTGGTGGCGGGGGTAGGGCTGCTCTTCCTGCTGGGCAATGATACCGTCCGTCAGGTGCTGGACCGGATGGGCATTCAACTGCTCTTCACCCCCTGGGGCGCGGTGCTGGCCCAGGTACTGATTGCCGCACCGATCATGACCCGCACCAGCCGGTCGGCCTTTGGGGCCTTGGATTGCCGTTTTGAGCAGGCCGCCCAGACCCTGGGGCTCAAACCCTGGCAGGTGTTTTTGCGCATTTCCTTGCCCATGGCCCGGCCGGTCATCCTTAGCGGTCTGGTGCTTTGTTGGGCCCGTGCCGTCGGTGAATTCGGCGCTACCCTTATGGTGGCCGGTGCCACGCGTTTCAGGACCGAGACCCTGCCAATTGCCGTTTACCTGAACATTTCCAGCGGTGAGATGGGCATTGCCCTGGTGTGTGCCTGGCTGCTGATTATGACCGGTTTCCTGGTGCTGTTGGCCATGCGCTGGATCGGATCGCCCTTCTGGGCCGAGACGCCGCTGGCGGGAGATGGGCCATGA
- a CDS encoding ABC transporter ATP-binding protein, whose product MTAIRLEKVSVRGVRAVDLAVSDGELFVLLGPSGAGKSTLLQVIAGLLPYRGRVFFNDNCIDSLPPHQRKVGYLFQDLLLFPHLTVRQNLSIAMTHLKLDRQTKNEKIAELLSLFGIAGLAGRYPIQMSGGEKQRAALARAIATDPQILLLDEPFSSLDPDNARRLRAEMKKHQRHFRITTVFVTHNRGEARQLADRMGVIRQGRLTADVSLHEIEKMVPVEDILPVGANESVTAAPFSWGTPMSVIRS is encoded by the coding sequence ATGACCGCAATCCGGCTGGAGAAGGTGAGTGTGCGGGGAGTGAGAGCGGTCGACCTGGCCGTGTCCGATGGTGAACTGTTTGTGCTCCTGGGGCCGTCGGGTGCCGGCAAGAGTACGCTTTTGCAGGTGATCGCCGGTCTTCTGCCATACCGGGGGCGGGTTTTTTTCAATGACAACTGTATCGACAGCCTGCCGCCCCACCAGCGCAAGGTGGGCTATCTCTTCCAGGATCTGCTGCTTTTTCCTCATCTGACGGTCCGTCAGAACCTGAGCATTGCCATGACCCACCTGAAGTTGGATCGCCAGACGAAAAATGAGAAAATTGCCGAGCTGCTCTCCCTGTTCGGCATTGCCGGACTAGCCGGGCGCTACCCGATACAGATGAGTGGCGGCGAGAAGCAGCGCGCGGCCCTGGCGCGGGCCATTGCCACCGATCCGCAGATTCTCCTGCTGGACGAGCCTTTCAGCAGCCTTGACCCGGATAATGCCCGGCGGCTGCGTGCCGAGATGAAAAAACATCAACGCCATTTCCGCATCACCACCGTGTTCGTGACTCACAATCGGGGCGAAGCGCGGCAGCTGGCCGATCGCATGGGGGTCATCCGGCAGGGCCGCCTGACGGCGGACGTCTCTTTGCATGAGATCGAAAAGATGGTGCCGGTGGAGGACATTTTGCCAGTTGGTGCCAACGAAAGTGTAACGGCGGCCCCTTTTTCGTGGGGTACGCCCATGTCCGTGATTCGGTCATGA